The following are encoded in a window of Lates calcarifer isolate ASB-BC8 unplaced genomic scaffold, TLL_Latcal_v3 _unitig_5776_quiver_344, whole genome shotgun sequence genomic DNA:
- the hhex gene encoding hematopoietically-expressed homeobox protein hhex translates to MSTPLYAPTPIQPAHPTPFYIEDILGRSASTTFSPSSSSSSASSSSSCPAPVIPTPTLASPNSSFTSLISPYRTPIYEPTPIHPALSHHAASTLTATYAATGAFASPIYPFHQHHRSMGEYAQALLRRDPLGKPLLWTPFIQRPLHKRKGGQVRFSNDQTIELEKKFETQKYLSPPERKRLAKMLQLSERQVKTWFQNRRAKWRRLKQENPQGGKREVEDDRSNKEDETTGIQSPEQRHTVLASEPAQTGPTCVSSVSPQRPRTELDSDVSDDSDQELDIEDDDQFTRNPQF, encoded by the exons ATGAGCACCCCGCTTTACGCACCAACTCCCATCCAGCCGGCTCACCCGACCCCCTTCTACATTGAGGACATTCTGGGGAGGAGTGCCTCGAccaccttctctccctcctcttcttcatcctccgcctcttcatcctcctcctgccccGCGCCAGTTATCCCCACGCCGACCCTCGCGTCGCCCAACTCTTCCTTCACGAGCCTCATCTCACCGTACCGGACACCGATTTACGAACCCACGCCGATCCACCCGGCGCTGTCGCACCACGCCGCCTCAACGCTAACGGCGACATACGCCGCCACCGGGGCTTTCGCCAGCCCCATCTACCCGTTCCACCAGCACCACCGCTCCATGGGGGAGTACGCACAGGCGCTGCTGAGGCGCGATCCTCTCG GGAAGCCTCTGCTGTGGACCCCTTTCATCCAGCGGCCGTTACATAAAAGAAAGGGCGGACAGGTCCGGTTCTCTAACGACCAGACCATCGAGCTGGAGAAGAAGTTTGAGACGCAGAAATACCTCTCTCCTCCGGAGAGGAAACGACTGGCCAAGATGCTGCAGCTCAGCgagagacag GTTAAAACCTGGTTCCAAAATCGACGAGCGAAGTGGCGAAGACTGAAACAG gaGAATCCtcagggagggaagagggaggtggaggacgACAGGAGTAATAAAGAAGACGAAACGACTGGGATCCAGAGTCCGGAGCAGAGACACACGGTCCTGGCCTCTGAGCCGGCGCAGACGGGTCCTACCTGTGTGAGCTCCGTGTCCCCCCAGCGGCCCCGTACGGAGCTTGACTCTGACGTGTCAGACGACTCGGACCAAGAGCTGGATATAGAGGACGACGACCAATTCACACGGAACCCGCAGTTCTGA